A part of Gossypium hirsutum isolate 1008001.06 chromosome A07, Gossypium_hirsutum_v2.1, whole genome shotgun sequence genomic DNA contains:
- the LOC107952745 gene encoding receptor-like serine/threonine-protein kinase ALE2 isoform X3 produces MPALTLFILLLVYLPSFLSCSCFGLQILLSPLQPVHQLSAMETIIDHAARLLSVRLLFSRARSPQEHVNPSFGPAIAPGPSHIHQAPFASPSSHVVPRHHHGGHHRHHHVKPREAAAPPLEQGCDQICVEPLTATPFGSPCGCVFPMKVKLLLTVAPYAVFPVMNELEIEVAAGIYLQQSQVKIMGATADTQNQGRTLVEINLVPLGEKFDNTTAMLTYDRLFHKRISLNSTLFGTYEVVSISYPGIGSILSSSMASSTSMSLMSTMATSALSIKTFALAELEKATDKFSSKRILGEGGFGRVYGGVMEDGSEVAVKLLTRDSQNRDREFIAEVEMLSRLHHRNLVKLVGICIEGRIRCLVYELVPNGSVESHLHGVDKDERPLDWDARLKIALGAARGLAYLHEDSNPRVIHRDFKASNVLLENDFTPKVSDFGLAREATEGSQHISTRVMGTFGYVAPEYAMTGHLLVKSDVYSFGVVLLELLTGRKPVDMSQPQGQENLVTWTRPLLTSREGVEQLVDPSLAGTYDFDDMAKVASIASMCVHPEVTQRPFMGEVVQALKLIYNDTDETGGDCCSQKESSAPQSDFKGDFAPSDSSWWNAGGVTPRLTYGQASSFITMEYSSGPLEEMGNRPFSTSVLVGGGTSLPIRHGNRSGPLRTVRSKPSFYRLRGSMSEHGGLLPRQNWNDAYWV; encoded by the exons ATGCCTGCTTTGACTCTGTTCATTTTGCTTCTTGTTTACTTACCCAGCTTTCTCTCTTGTTCTTGTTTCG GACTGCAAATATTATTGTCTCCTTTACAACCAGTGCACCAGTTGTCTGCGATGGAAACAATCATTGATCATG CAGCTAGGTTGCTTTCAGTGCGTTTGTTATTTTCTCGAGCAAGATCACCCCAGGAACATGTCAATCCTTCTTTTGGACCGGCTATTGCTCCTGGACCTTCTCATATCCATCAAG CTCCTTTTGCTAGCCCTAGTAGCCATGTGGTACCCAGACATCATCATGGTGGTCACCATCGTCATCATCATGTTAAACCTCGAGAAGCTGCTGCACCACCTTTAGAGCAAG GCTGCGATCAAATTTGCGTGGAGCCACTTACTGCAACCCCTTTTGGTTCACCTTGTGGTTGTGTGTTCCCTATGAAAGTCAAACTTCTCCTAACTGTAGCTCCTTATGCTGTTTTCCCTGTGATGAATGAGCTAGAGATTGAGGTTGCTGCAGGCATATATTTGCAACAAAGTCAAGTAAAAATAATGGGTGCAACTGCTGATACCCAAAATCAAGGGAGAACATTGGTTGAGATTAACTTAGTTCCTCTTGGAGAAAAGTTTGATAATACGACAGCAATGCTTACATATGACCGACTTTTTCATAAAAGAATATCTCTGAATTCAACTCTTTTTGGAACTTATGAGGTGGTATCCATAAGTTATCCAG GTATTGGTTCCATCTTGTCAAGCAGTATGGCAAGCTCTACATCAATGTCGCTCATGTCCACCATGGCTACTTCTGCGCTCTCAATTAAAACATTTGCACTTGCGGAGCTTGAGAAGGCGACAGACAAGTTTAGTTCAAAGAGGATTCTTGGTGAAGGAGGATTTGGACGTGTATATGGTGGTGTCATGGAAGATGGAAGTGAGGTAGCTGTTAAGTTGCTTACAAGAGATAGTCAGAATAGGGACCGTGAATTTATTGCAGAAGTGGAGATGCTGAGCCGATTGCACCACCGTAATCTTGTGAAACTTGTTGGTATATGTATTGAAGGGCGCATACGCTGTTTGGTGTATGAACTTGTTCCAAATGGAAGTGTGGAATCACACTTGCATG GTGTCGATAAAGATGAAAGACCTCTTGATTGGGATGCACGCCTGAAGATTGCCCTTGGAGCAGCTAGAGGATTGGCTTATCTTCATGAAGATTCAAACCCTCGAGTGATTCACCGAGATTTTAAGGCTAGCAATGTTCTATTAGAAAATGACTTCACCCCGAAGGTATCAGATTTTGGTTTAGCAAGGGAAGCAACTGAAGGAAGCCAGCACATTTCTACCAGGGTTATGGGAACTTTTGG GTATGTTGCTCCTGAATATGCTATGACTGGGCACCTACTTGTTAAGAGTGATGTTTACAGTTTTGGGGTTGTGCTTCTTGAGCTTTTGACTGGTCGAAAACCTGTGGATATGTCCCAACCTCAGGGACAGGAAAATCTAGTAACTTGGACTCGGCCTCTACTCACCAGTAGAGAAGGTGTAGAACAGTTGGTGGATCCTTCTTTGGCTGGAACATATGATTTTGATGACATGGCTAAGGTGGCATCCATTGCTTCCATGTGTGTTCACCCAGAGGTGACTCAGAGACCTTTTATGGGTGAAGTTGTGCAGGCTTTGAAGCTGATATACAATGACACGGATGAAACTGGTGGGGATTGCTGTAGTCAGAAGGAGTCTTCTGCTCCCCAATCTGACTTTAAAGGGGATTTTGCCCCTTCTGATAGCAGTTGGTGGAATGCTGGTGGGGTCACCCCCCGCTTAACTTATGGGCAGGCCTCATCTTTTATCACAATGGAGTATAGTTCAGGTCCACTTGAAGAGATGGGAAACCGACCGTTTTCGACTTCAGTTTTGGTTGGAGGTGGAACATCTTTGCCAATTAGACATGGTAACAGGTCAGGTCCCTTGAGAACAGTCCGAAGCAAGCCAAGCTTTTATAGGCTAAGAGGGAGCATGAGTGAGCATGGGGGACTCCTTCCAAGGCAAAACTGGAATGATGCCTATTGGGTttga
- the LOC107952745 gene encoding receptor-like serine/threonine-protein kinase ALE2 isoform X1, with the protein MPALTLFILLLVYLPSFLSCSCFGLQILLSPLQPVHQLSAMETIIDHAARLLSVRLLFSRARSPQEHVNPSFGPAIAPGPSHIHQAPFASPSSHVVPRHHHGGHHRHHHVKPREAAAPPLEQGCDQICVEPLTATPFGSPCGCVFPMKVKLLLTVAPYAVFPVMNELEIEVAAGIYLQQSQVKIMGATADTQNQGRTLVEINLVPLGEKFDNTTAMLTYDRLFHKRISLNSTLFGTYEVVSISYPGIPASPPYSNFLGSGPTGSAADLPITANFVNNNQKMNIRIIAIIVLSAFVLLLVLAGAITVLVKWRKVGRPSSAVGLAFPSLINKRSGIGSILSSSMASSTSMSLMSTMATSALSIKTFALAELEKATDKFSSKRILGEGGFGRVYGGVMEDGSEVAVKLLTRDSQNRDREFIAEVEMLSRLHHRNLVKLVGICIEGRIRCLVYELVPNGSVESHLHGVDKDERPLDWDARLKIALGAARGLAYLHEDSNPRVIHRDFKASNVLLENDFTPKVSDFGLAREATEGSQHISTRVMGTFGYVAPEYAMTGHLLVKSDVYSFGVVLLELLTGRKPVDMSQPQGQENLVTWTRPLLTSREGVEQLVDPSLAGTYDFDDMAKVASIASMCVHPEVTQRPFMGEVVQALKLIYNDTDETGGDCCSQKESSAPQSDFKGDFAPSDSSWWNAGGVTPRLTYGQASSFITMEYSSGPLEEMGNRPFSTSVLVGGGTSLPIRHGNRSGPLRTVRSKPSFYRLRGSMSEHGGLLPRQNWNDAYWV; encoded by the exons ATGCCTGCTTTGACTCTGTTCATTTTGCTTCTTGTTTACTTACCCAGCTTTCTCTCTTGTTCTTGTTTCG GACTGCAAATATTATTGTCTCCTTTACAACCAGTGCACCAGTTGTCTGCGATGGAAACAATCATTGATCATG CAGCTAGGTTGCTTTCAGTGCGTTTGTTATTTTCTCGAGCAAGATCACCCCAGGAACATGTCAATCCTTCTTTTGGACCGGCTATTGCTCCTGGACCTTCTCATATCCATCAAG CTCCTTTTGCTAGCCCTAGTAGCCATGTGGTACCCAGACATCATCATGGTGGTCACCATCGTCATCATCATGTTAAACCTCGAGAAGCTGCTGCACCACCTTTAGAGCAAG GCTGCGATCAAATTTGCGTGGAGCCACTTACTGCAACCCCTTTTGGTTCACCTTGTGGTTGTGTGTTCCCTATGAAAGTCAAACTTCTCCTAACTGTAGCTCCTTATGCTGTTTTCCCTGTGATGAATGAGCTAGAGATTGAGGTTGCTGCAGGCATATATTTGCAACAAAGTCAAGTAAAAATAATGGGTGCAACTGCTGATACCCAAAATCAAGGGAGAACATTGGTTGAGATTAACTTAGTTCCTCTTGGAGAAAAGTTTGATAATACGACAGCAATGCTTACATATGACCGACTTTTTCATAAAAGAATATCTCTGAATTCAACTCTTTTTGGAACTTATGAGGTGGTATCCATAAGTTATCCAG GAATTCCCGCTTCACCTCCATACAGTAATTTTCTGGGGAGTGGTCCAACCGGAAGTGCTGCAGATCTACCAATCACGGCTAATTTTGTTAACAATAACCAAAAGATGAACATCAGGATCATTGCCATTATTGTTTTATCTGCTTTTGTGCTCTTATTAGTTTTAGCTGGAGCAATCACTGTCCTTGTAAAATGGAGGAAGGTTGGAAGACCATCCAGTGCTGTTGGTCTGGCATTTCCCTCCTTGATAAACAAAAGATCTG GTATTGGTTCCATCTTGTCAAGCAGTATGGCAAGCTCTACATCAATGTCGCTCATGTCCACCATGGCTACTTCTGCGCTCTCAATTAAAACATTTGCACTTGCGGAGCTTGAGAAGGCGACAGACAAGTTTAGTTCAAAGAGGATTCTTGGTGAAGGAGGATTTGGACGTGTATATGGTGGTGTCATGGAAGATGGAAGTGAGGTAGCTGTTAAGTTGCTTACAAGAGATAGTCAGAATAGGGACCGTGAATTTATTGCAGAAGTGGAGATGCTGAGCCGATTGCACCACCGTAATCTTGTGAAACTTGTTGGTATATGTATTGAAGGGCGCATACGCTGTTTGGTGTATGAACTTGTTCCAAATGGAAGTGTGGAATCACACTTGCATG GTGTCGATAAAGATGAAAGACCTCTTGATTGGGATGCACGCCTGAAGATTGCCCTTGGAGCAGCTAGAGGATTGGCTTATCTTCATGAAGATTCAAACCCTCGAGTGATTCACCGAGATTTTAAGGCTAGCAATGTTCTATTAGAAAATGACTTCACCCCGAAGGTATCAGATTTTGGTTTAGCAAGGGAAGCAACTGAAGGAAGCCAGCACATTTCTACCAGGGTTATGGGAACTTTTGG GTATGTTGCTCCTGAATATGCTATGACTGGGCACCTACTTGTTAAGAGTGATGTTTACAGTTTTGGGGTTGTGCTTCTTGAGCTTTTGACTGGTCGAAAACCTGTGGATATGTCCCAACCTCAGGGACAGGAAAATCTAGTAACTTGGACTCGGCCTCTACTCACCAGTAGAGAAGGTGTAGAACAGTTGGTGGATCCTTCTTTGGCTGGAACATATGATTTTGATGACATGGCTAAGGTGGCATCCATTGCTTCCATGTGTGTTCACCCAGAGGTGACTCAGAGACCTTTTATGGGTGAAGTTGTGCAGGCTTTGAAGCTGATATACAATGACACGGATGAAACTGGTGGGGATTGCTGTAGTCAGAAGGAGTCTTCTGCTCCCCAATCTGACTTTAAAGGGGATTTTGCCCCTTCTGATAGCAGTTGGTGGAATGCTGGTGGGGTCACCCCCCGCTTAACTTATGGGCAGGCCTCATCTTTTATCACAATGGAGTATAGTTCAGGTCCACTTGAAGAGATGGGAAACCGACCGTTTTCGACTTCAGTTTTGGTTGGAGGTGGAACATCTTTGCCAATTAGACATGGTAACAGGTCAGGTCCCTTGAGAACAGTCCGAAGCAAGCCAAGCTTTTATAGGCTAAGAGGGAGCATGAGTGAGCATGGGGGACTCCTTCCAAGGCAAAACTGGAATGATGCCTATTGGGTttga
- the LOC107952745 gene encoding receptor-like serine/threonine-protein kinase ALE2 isoform X4 gives MPALTLFILLLVYLPSFLSCSCFGLQILLSPLQPVHQLSAMETIIDHARLLSVRLLFSRARSPQEHVNPSFGPAIAPGPSHIHQAPFASPSSHVVPRHHHGGHHRHHHVKPREAAAPPLEQGCDQICVEPLTATPFGSPCGCVFPMKVKLLLTVAPYAVFPVMNELEIEVAAGIYLQQSQVKIMGATADTQNQGRTLVEINLVPLGEKFDNTTAMLTYDRLFHKRISLNSTLFGTYEVVSISYPGIGSILSSSMASSTSMSLMSTMATSALSIKTFALAELEKATDKFSSKRILGEGGFGRVYGGVMEDGSEVAVKLLTRDSQNRDREFIAEVEMLSRLHHRNLVKLVGICIEGRIRCLVYELVPNGSVESHLHGVDKDERPLDWDARLKIALGAARGLAYLHEDSNPRVIHRDFKASNVLLENDFTPKVSDFGLAREATEGSQHISTRVMGTFGYVAPEYAMTGHLLVKSDVYSFGVVLLELLTGRKPVDMSQPQGQENLVTWTRPLLTSREGVEQLVDPSLAGTYDFDDMAKVASIASMCVHPEVTQRPFMGEVVQALKLIYNDTDETGGDCCSQKESSAPQSDFKGDFAPSDSSWWNAGGVTPRLTYGQASSFITMEYSSGPLEEMGNRPFSTSVLVGGGTSLPIRHGNRSGPLRTVRSKPSFYRLRGSMSEHGGLLPRQNWNDAYWV, from the exons ATGCCTGCTTTGACTCTGTTCATTTTGCTTCTTGTTTACTTACCCAGCTTTCTCTCTTGTTCTTGTTTCG GACTGCAAATATTATTGTCTCCTTTACAACCAGTGCACCAGTTGTCTGCGATGGAAACAATCATTGATCATG CTAGGTTGCTTTCAGTGCGTTTGTTATTTTCTCGAGCAAGATCACCCCAGGAACATGTCAATCCTTCTTTTGGACCGGCTATTGCTCCTGGACCTTCTCATATCCATCAAG CTCCTTTTGCTAGCCCTAGTAGCCATGTGGTACCCAGACATCATCATGGTGGTCACCATCGTCATCATCATGTTAAACCTCGAGAAGCTGCTGCACCACCTTTAGAGCAAG GCTGCGATCAAATTTGCGTGGAGCCACTTACTGCAACCCCTTTTGGTTCACCTTGTGGTTGTGTGTTCCCTATGAAAGTCAAACTTCTCCTAACTGTAGCTCCTTATGCTGTTTTCCCTGTGATGAATGAGCTAGAGATTGAGGTTGCTGCAGGCATATATTTGCAACAAAGTCAAGTAAAAATAATGGGTGCAACTGCTGATACCCAAAATCAAGGGAGAACATTGGTTGAGATTAACTTAGTTCCTCTTGGAGAAAAGTTTGATAATACGACAGCAATGCTTACATATGACCGACTTTTTCATAAAAGAATATCTCTGAATTCAACTCTTTTTGGAACTTATGAGGTGGTATCCATAAGTTATCCAG GTATTGGTTCCATCTTGTCAAGCAGTATGGCAAGCTCTACATCAATGTCGCTCATGTCCACCATGGCTACTTCTGCGCTCTCAATTAAAACATTTGCACTTGCGGAGCTTGAGAAGGCGACAGACAAGTTTAGTTCAAAGAGGATTCTTGGTGAAGGAGGATTTGGACGTGTATATGGTGGTGTCATGGAAGATGGAAGTGAGGTAGCTGTTAAGTTGCTTACAAGAGATAGTCAGAATAGGGACCGTGAATTTATTGCAGAAGTGGAGATGCTGAGCCGATTGCACCACCGTAATCTTGTGAAACTTGTTGGTATATGTATTGAAGGGCGCATACGCTGTTTGGTGTATGAACTTGTTCCAAATGGAAGTGTGGAATCACACTTGCATG GTGTCGATAAAGATGAAAGACCTCTTGATTGGGATGCACGCCTGAAGATTGCCCTTGGAGCAGCTAGAGGATTGGCTTATCTTCATGAAGATTCAAACCCTCGAGTGATTCACCGAGATTTTAAGGCTAGCAATGTTCTATTAGAAAATGACTTCACCCCGAAGGTATCAGATTTTGGTTTAGCAAGGGAAGCAACTGAAGGAAGCCAGCACATTTCTACCAGGGTTATGGGAACTTTTGG GTATGTTGCTCCTGAATATGCTATGACTGGGCACCTACTTGTTAAGAGTGATGTTTACAGTTTTGGGGTTGTGCTTCTTGAGCTTTTGACTGGTCGAAAACCTGTGGATATGTCCCAACCTCAGGGACAGGAAAATCTAGTAACTTGGACTCGGCCTCTACTCACCAGTAGAGAAGGTGTAGAACAGTTGGTGGATCCTTCTTTGGCTGGAACATATGATTTTGATGACATGGCTAAGGTGGCATCCATTGCTTCCATGTGTGTTCACCCAGAGGTGACTCAGAGACCTTTTATGGGTGAAGTTGTGCAGGCTTTGAAGCTGATATACAATGACACGGATGAAACTGGTGGGGATTGCTGTAGTCAGAAGGAGTCTTCTGCTCCCCAATCTGACTTTAAAGGGGATTTTGCCCCTTCTGATAGCAGTTGGTGGAATGCTGGTGGGGTCACCCCCCGCTTAACTTATGGGCAGGCCTCATCTTTTATCACAATGGAGTATAGTTCAGGTCCACTTGAAGAGATGGGAAACCGACCGTTTTCGACTTCAGTTTTGGTTGGAGGTGGAACATCTTTGCCAATTAGACATGGTAACAGGTCAGGTCCCTTGAGAACAGTCCGAAGCAAGCCAAGCTTTTATAGGCTAAGAGGGAGCATGAGTGAGCATGGGGGACTCCTTCCAAGGCAAAACTGGAATGATGCCTATTGGGTttga
- the LOC107952745 gene encoding receptor-like serine/threonine-protein kinase ALE2 isoform X2, producing the protein MPALTLFILLLVYLPSFLSCSCFGLQILLSPLQPVHQLSAMETIIDHARLLSVRLLFSRARSPQEHVNPSFGPAIAPGPSHIHQAPFASPSSHVVPRHHHGGHHRHHHVKPREAAAPPLEQGCDQICVEPLTATPFGSPCGCVFPMKVKLLLTVAPYAVFPVMNELEIEVAAGIYLQQSQVKIMGATADTQNQGRTLVEINLVPLGEKFDNTTAMLTYDRLFHKRISLNSTLFGTYEVVSISYPGIPASPPYSNFLGSGPTGSAADLPITANFVNNNQKMNIRIIAIIVLSAFVLLLVLAGAITVLVKWRKVGRPSSAVGLAFPSLINKRSGIGSILSSSMASSTSMSLMSTMATSALSIKTFALAELEKATDKFSSKRILGEGGFGRVYGGVMEDGSEVAVKLLTRDSQNRDREFIAEVEMLSRLHHRNLVKLVGICIEGRIRCLVYELVPNGSVESHLHGVDKDERPLDWDARLKIALGAARGLAYLHEDSNPRVIHRDFKASNVLLENDFTPKVSDFGLAREATEGSQHISTRVMGTFGYVAPEYAMTGHLLVKSDVYSFGVVLLELLTGRKPVDMSQPQGQENLVTWTRPLLTSREGVEQLVDPSLAGTYDFDDMAKVASIASMCVHPEVTQRPFMGEVVQALKLIYNDTDETGGDCCSQKESSAPQSDFKGDFAPSDSSWWNAGGVTPRLTYGQASSFITMEYSSGPLEEMGNRPFSTSVLVGGGTSLPIRHGNRSGPLRTVRSKPSFYRLRGSMSEHGGLLPRQNWNDAYWV; encoded by the exons ATGCCTGCTTTGACTCTGTTCATTTTGCTTCTTGTTTACTTACCCAGCTTTCTCTCTTGTTCTTGTTTCG GACTGCAAATATTATTGTCTCCTTTACAACCAGTGCACCAGTTGTCTGCGATGGAAACAATCATTGATCATG CTAGGTTGCTTTCAGTGCGTTTGTTATTTTCTCGAGCAAGATCACCCCAGGAACATGTCAATCCTTCTTTTGGACCGGCTATTGCTCCTGGACCTTCTCATATCCATCAAG CTCCTTTTGCTAGCCCTAGTAGCCATGTGGTACCCAGACATCATCATGGTGGTCACCATCGTCATCATCATGTTAAACCTCGAGAAGCTGCTGCACCACCTTTAGAGCAAG GCTGCGATCAAATTTGCGTGGAGCCACTTACTGCAACCCCTTTTGGTTCACCTTGTGGTTGTGTGTTCCCTATGAAAGTCAAACTTCTCCTAACTGTAGCTCCTTATGCTGTTTTCCCTGTGATGAATGAGCTAGAGATTGAGGTTGCTGCAGGCATATATTTGCAACAAAGTCAAGTAAAAATAATGGGTGCAACTGCTGATACCCAAAATCAAGGGAGAACATTGGTTGAGATTAACTTAGTTCCTCTTGGAGAAAAGTTTGATAATACGACAGCAATGCTTACATATGACCGACTTTTTCATAAAAGAATATCTCTGAATTCAACTCTTTTTGGAACTTATGAGGTGGTATCCATAAGTTATCCAG GAATTCCCGCTTCACCTCCATACAGTAATTTTCTGGGGAGTGGTCCAACCGGAAGTGCTGCAGATCTACCAATCACGGCTAATTTTGTTAACAATAACCAAAAGATGAACATCAGGATCATTGCCATTATTGTTTTATCTGCTTTTGTGCTCTTATTAGTTTTAGCTGGAGCAATCACTGTCCTTGTAAAATGGAGGAAGGTTGGAAGACCATCCAGTGCTGTTGGTCTGGCATTTCCCTCCTTGATAAACAAAAGATCTG GTATTGGTTCCATCTTGTCAAGCAGTATGGCAAGCTCTACATCAATGTCGCTCATGTCCACCATGGCTACTTCTGCGCTCTCAATTAAAACATTTGCACTTGCGGAGCTTGAGAAGGCGACAGACAAGTTTAGTTCAAAGAGGATTCTTGGTGAAGGAGGATTTGGACGTGTATATGGTGGTGTCATGGAAGATGGAAGTGAGGTAGCTGTTAAGTTGCTTACAAGAGATAGTCAGAATAGGGACCGTGAATTTATTGCAGAAGTGGAGATGCTGAGCCGATTGCACCACCGTAATCTTGTGAAACTTGTTGGTATATGTATTGAAGGGCGCATACGCTGTTTGGTGTATGAACTTGTTCCAAATGGAAGTGTGGAATCACACTTGCATG GTGTCGATAAAGATGAAAGACCTCTTGATTGGGATGCACGCCTGAAGATTGCCCTTGGAGCAGCTAGAGGATTGGCTTATCTTCATGAAGATTCAAACCCTCGAGTGATTCACCGAGATTTTAAGGCTAGCAATGTTCTATTAGAAAATGACTTCACCCCGAAGGTATCAGATTTTGGTTTAGCAAGGGAAGCAACTGAAGGAAGCCAGCACATTTCTACCAGGGTTATGGGAACTTTTGG GTATGTTGCTCCTGAATATGCTATGACTGGGCACCTACTTGTTAAGAGTGATGTTTACAGTTTTGGGGTTGTGCTTCTTGAGCTTTTGACTGGTCGAAAACCTGTGGATATGTCCCAACCTCAGGGACAGGAAAATCTAGTAACTTGGACTCGGCCTCTACTCACCAGTAGAGAAGGTGTAGAACAGTTGGTGGATCCTTCTTTGGCTGGAACATATGATTTTGATGACATGGCTAAGGTGGCATCCATTGCTTCCATGTGTGTTCACCCAGAGGTGACTCAGAGACCTTTTATGGGTGAAGTTGTGCAGGCTTTGAAGCTGATATACAATGACACGGATGAAACTGGTGGGGATTGCTGTAGTCAGAAGGAGTCTTCTGCTCCCCAATCTGACTTTAAAGGGGATTTTGCCCCTTCTGATAGCAGTTGGTGGAATGCTGGTGGGGTCACCCCCCGCTTAACTTATGGGCAGGCCTCATCTTTTATCACAATGGAGTATAGTTCAGGTCCACTTGAAGAGATGGGAAACCGACCGTTTTCGACTTCAGTTTTGGTTGGAGGTGGAACATCTTTGCCAATTAGACATGGTAACAGGTCAGGTCCCTTGAGAACAGTCCGAAGCAAGCCAAGCTTTTATAGGCTAAGAGGGAGCATGAGTGAGCATGGGGGACTCCTTCCAAGGCAAAACTGGAATGATGCCTATTGGGTttga